Proteins encoded together in one Oreochromis aureus strain Israel breed Guangdong linkage group 23, ZZ_aureus, whole genome shotgun sequence window:
- the LOC116321010 gene encoding ATP synthase subunit beta, mitochondrial, translating into MLGAVGRCCTGALQALKPGVQPLKALVGSPAVLSRRDYVAPAAAASTANGRIVAVIGAVVDVQFDEGLPPILNALEVAGRESRLVLEVAQHLGENTVRTIAMDGTEGLVRGQKVLDTGAPIRIPVGPETLGRIMNVIGEPIDERGPISTKQTAPIHAEAPEFTDMSVEQEILVTGIKVVDLLAPYAKGGKIGLFGGAGVGKTVLIMELINNVAKAHGGYSVFAGVGERTREGNDLYHEMIESGVINLKDTTSKVALVYGQMNEPPGARARVALTGLTVAEYFRDQEGQDVLLFIDNIFRFTQAGSEVSALLGRIPSAVGYQPTLATDMGTMQERITTTKKGSITSVQAIYVPADDLTDPAPATTFAHLDATTVLSRAIAELGIYPAVDPLDSTSRIMDPNIVGAEHYDVARGVQKILQDYKSLQDIIAILGMDELSEEDKLTVARARKIQRFLSQPFQVAEVFTGHLGKLVPLKETIKGFKSILGGEYDALPEQAFYMVGPIEEVVQKAEKLAEEHS; encoded by the exons ATGTTAGGAGCTGTGGGACGCTGCTGCACCGGGGCTTTGCAGGCTCTGAAGCCTGGAGTCCAGCCCTTGAAGGCTCTTGTTGGATCTCCTGCTGTCCTTTCAC GTAGAGACTATGTCGCACCTGCCGCCGCTGCCAGCACCGCCAACGGACGCATTGTGGCTGTCATTGGTGCCGTTGTCGATGTCCAGTTCGATGAGGGTCTCCCTCCCATTCTCAACGCCCTGGAGGTGGCAGGCCGTGAATCCAGGCTAGTCCTGGAGGTGGCACAGCATCTCG GGGAGAACACAGTGCGTACCATTGCTATGGATGGTACCGAGGGGCTGGTCCGTGGACAGAAGGTTCTGGACACCGGTGCCCCCATCAGAATTCCAGTGGGTCCCGAGACCCTGGGCAGGATTATGAATGTCATTGGGGAGCCTATTGATGAGAGGGGTCCCATCTCCACCAAACA GACTGCACCTATTCATGCGGAGGCTCCTGAATTCACTGACATGAgtgtggaacaggagattctgGTTACTGGCATTAAGGTTGTGGACCTGCTGGCTCCCTATGCCAAGGGAGGAAAGATCG GTCTGTTTGGTGGTGCCGGTGTAGGCAAGACTGTGTTGATCATGGAGCTGATCAACAATGTGGCCAAGGCCCATGGTGGTTACTCTGTGTTTGCTGGTGTGGGAGAGCGTACCCGTGAGGGAAATGACTTGTACCATGAAATGATTGAGTCTGGTGTGATCAACCTGAAGGATACGACCTCCAAG GTGGCACTGGTGTACGGACAGATGAACGAGCCCCCCGGTGCCCGTGCCAGAGTTGCTCTGACTGGATTGACTGTGGCTGAATATTTCCGTGACCAGGAGGGTCAGGATGTGCTGCTCTTCATTGACAACATCTTCCGCTTCACACAGGCTGGCTCTGAG GTGTCTGCTCTGCTGGGTCGTATTCCCTCTGCTGTGGGTTACCAGCCCACTCTGGCCACTGACATGGGTACCATGCAGGAGAGAATCACCACCACCAAGAAGGGTTCAATCACATCTGTGCAG GCCATTTATGTGCCTGCTGATGATTTGACTGACCCTGCCCCTGCCACCACCTTTGCTCACTTGGATGCCACCACTGTGTTGTCCCGTGCCATCGCTGAGCTGGGCATCTACCCTGCTGTTGACCCCCTGGACTCAACTTCCCGTATCATGGACCCCAACATTGTTGGAGCCGAGCACTATGATGTTGCTCGTGGTGTGCAGAAAATCCTCCAG GACTACAAATCACTACAGGATATTATTGCCATCCTGGGTATGGATGAGTTGTCTGAGGAGGATAAGCTGACTGTGGCTCGTGCCCGTAAGATCCAGCGTTTCCTGTCTCAGCCCTTCCAAGTGGCCGAGGTCTTCACTGGCCACTTGGGCAAGCTGGTGCCCCTCAAGGAAACCATCAAGGGCTTCAAGAGCATCCTTGGTG GTGAGTATGATGCTCTGCCCGAGCAAGCCTTCTACATGGTCGGTCCAATTGAGGAGGTGGTTCAGAAAGCTGAGAAACTGGCTGAGGAGCACTCATAA